One part of the Anaerolineae bacterium genome encodes these proteins:
- the ssb gene encoding single-stranded DNA-binding protein, whose amino-acid sequence MYQYTVIVGNVGRDPELRYTPSGQAVCDFSVAVSRRWTDRTSNEQREKTTWFRVTCWNKLAETVNQYVSKGRQVLVTGEVDASAWIDGEGNARATLELTARDVKFLGRREEGGAAYTPGEGEYNTSAPEDLQDIPF is encoded by the coding sequence ATGTACCAGTATACGGTGATTGTGGGCAATGTGGGCCGCGACCCTGAGCTGCGCTATACGCCCAGCGGGCAGGCGGTTTGCGACTTTTCGGTGGCTGTCAGCCGCCGCTGGACTGACCGCACCAGCAACGAGCAACGCGAAAAGACTACCTGGTTCCGCGTGACCTGCTGGAACAAACTGGCCGAGACGGTCAACCAGTATGTGAGCAAAGGCCGCCAGGTGCTGGTCACCGGCGAGGTCGACGCTTCCGCCTGGATCGACGGCGAAGGCAACGCCAGGGCCACGCTGGAACTGACCGCCCGCGATGTCAAGTTCTTGGGTCGCCGCGAAGAAGGCGGAGCCGCTTACACCCCCGGCGAAGGCGAATACAATACCTCTGCCCCGGAAGACCTGCAGGATATTCCGTTCTAG
- a CDS encoding DUF3467 domain-containing protein produces the protein MTDRIPRDGPANESAHQPLRRAQIKVEVPADLPGQYMNLAMITHSLSEVILDFAQVLPGVFKTRVQTRLILSPTNAKLLHKALGESLAKYEAAYGEIKTPPSLADQLFSVTRPIGGATPEETSGDSGHE, from the coding sequence ATGACCGACCGAATCCCGCGTGATGGCCCGGCTAACGAGTCCGCTCATCAGCCGCTGCGCCGCGCCCAGATCAAAGTCGAAGTGCCCGCTGACCTGCCAGGCCAGTACATGAATCTGGCGATGATCACCCATTCGCTCTCTGAGGTCATCCTGGATTTCGCTCAGGTGCTGCCCGGTGTGTTCAAGACCCGTGTCCAGACGCGCCTGATTCTCAGCCCGACCAATGCCAAGCTGTTGCACAAGGCGCTCGGCGAGAGTCTGGCCAAGTACGAGGCCGCTTACGGCGAGATCAAAACCCCGCCGTCGCTAGCCGATCAGCTGTTCAGCGTCACCCGCCCGATCGGTGGGGCGACGCCCGAAGAAACGAGCGGGGATAGCGGCCATGAATAA
- the rsgA gene encoding ribosome small subunit-dependent GTPase A, whose protein sequence is MEGLVIKQQSGFFTVETAQGLFVCQLRGRLKEEANRRIRKEEDEPGDLCTIGDRVTITPGPDGTGVIERVHPRDRVLSRADHAGGRSAELQGRQQVLIANADQAVFILAAAEPAPNPRALDRLIVAAEKGRIPHIHIVCNKIDLLPSPEDARAIFDLYERLGYPVLYTSTVTGQGVDALRDLLTGQISILAGPSGVGKTSLLNAIQPGLGLRVSEVSQATAKGRHTTVHRELFKLDGGGYVADTPGIRAIGIWDVEPHELEAYFVDIAPYVADCKFPDCTHTHEPGCAVRAAVRRGEIALQRYRSFLRLRQEIEETYEDWV, encoded by the coding sequence CTGGAAGGGCTGGTCATCAAACAACAGAGTGGTTTCTTTACGGTAGAAACGGCGCAGGGCCTGTTTGTCTGCCAGTTGCGGGGCCGGCTCAAGGAAGAGGCCAACCGCCGTATCCGCAAGGAAGAAGACGAACCGGGCGACCTGTGCACCATTGGTGACCGGGTGACGATCACGCCCGGCCCGGATGGCACCGGGGTGATCGAACGGGTTCATCCGCGCGATCGCGTGCTTTCCCGCGCTGATCACGCCGGGGGCCGGTCAGCCGAGCTACAGGGCCGCCAGCAGGTGCTGATCGCCAACGCCGATCAGGCGGTCTTCATCCTGGCTGCCGCTGAGCCAGCGCCTAATCCCCGCGCTCTTGACCGCCTGATCGTGGCGGCAGAAAAGGGCCGCATCCCCCATATTCACATCGTCTGCAACAAGATCGACCTGTTGCCGTCCCCGGAGGATGCGCGGGCGATCTTTGACCTGTATGAACGGCTGGGCTATCCCGTCCTGTACACCAGCACCGTCACCGGCCAGGGTGTGGACGCCCTGCGCGATCTGCTGACCGGCCAGATCTCCATCCTGGCCGGACCGTCCGGCGTGGGCAAGACCAGCCTGCTCAACGCCATCCAGCCAGGGCTGGGGCTGCGCGTCAGCGAGGTCAGCCAGGCCACCGCCAAGGGTCGCCATACCACCGTCCACCGGGAACTGTTCAAGCTGGACGGCGGTGGTTATGTGGCCGACACGCCCGGCATCCGCGCCATCGGCATCTGGGATGTCGAGCCGCACGAGCTGGAAGCCTACTTCGTGGATATCGCGCCTTATGTGGCCGACTGCAAATTCCCGGATTGCACCCACACCCACGAGCCGGGCTGCGCCGTCCGCGCGGCGGTTCGCCGCGGCGAGATCGCCCTGCAGCGTTACCGCAGCTTTTTGCGCCTGCGCCAGGAAATTGAGGAAACCTACGAGGACTGGGTCTAG
- a CDS encoding M48 family metallopeptidase: protein MILFEREIVDGGDRLRVTVRYDDRLRRNVRWSAHNGAIEIRAPRHARPAELARITDGIIARVLKQRARARRRQDTDLQKRAEAINRRYFGGELTWHTIRWVDNMERRLGSCTTGGSTDGDIRISARIRAWPQYVIDYVIAHELTHRLHPDHSPDFWAALARYPYVERARGFIEGVAFAENADADTLL from the coding sequence ATGATTCTGTTTGAGCGCGAGATCGTCGATGGCGGGGATCGACTGCGCGTCACGGTGCGTTACGACGATCGGTTGCGCCGCAACGTACGCTGGAGCGCCCACAATGGGGCGATTGAGATTCGCGCTCCGCGCCATGCCCGCCCCGCCGAACTGGCGCGTATCACAGATGGCATCATCGCCCGTGTGCTCAAGCAGCGCGCCCGCGCCCGCCGCCGCCAGGATACCGACCTGCAGAAGCGCGCCGAGGCGATCAACCGCCGCTACTTCGGCGGCGAACTGACCTGGCATACCATCCGCTGGGTCGACAATATGGAACGGCGGCTGGGGAGTTGTACTACCGGCGGCAGCACCGATGGCGACATTCGCATCAGCGCCCGCATCCGCGCCTGGCCGCAGTATGTGATCGATTACGTCATCGCCCACGAACTCACCCACCGCCTTCACCCCGATCACAGTCCGGATTTCTGGGCGGCGCTGGCCCGTTACCCGTATGTCGAACGAGCACGCGGCTTCATTGAAGGCGTCGCCTTTGCCGAAAACGCTGACGCTGACACGCTGCTCTAG
- a CDS encoding pentapeptide repeat-containing protein: MSRPFKKLFGFGPWRKGADLVDVIRRQGVERFNAARAKNPTWRPDFSGASLAGMDLTYANLKAANLVGADLEGVTVDNLKLSDERARRTLARRGAIVE, from the coding sequence ATGTCACGCCCATTCAAAAAGCTGTTTGGTTTTGGCCCGTGGCGCAAAGGCGCGGACCTGGTGGACGTGATCCGGAGGCAGGGCGTTGAGCGGTTCAATGCGGCACGGGCCAAGAATCCTACCTGGCGGCCGGATTTCAGCGGCGCTTCGCTGGCCGGGATGGACCTCACGTATGCCAATCTCAAAGCGGCCAATCTGGTTGGCGCGGACCTTGAGGGCGTCACAGTGGATAATCTGAAGCTGAGTGACGAACGGGCACGCCGTACGCTGGCCCGGCGCGGCGCGATCGTCGAGTGA
- a CDS encoding alpha/beta fold hydrolase: MLRSLGKAAILIAGVGLWRASTILLRRRVPDRPDLPSAYGLAYEAVEFTAQDGTLLRGWWIQPPQPSSRTIVIVHGHNGSMDGDTATAARLAKAGWHVLMFDLRAHGHSGGHAVTFGAREYLDVLAALDWLQTTHGITRVGLLGFSMGAGVALIAAALDGRIRAVVADGAIGRIADAIAGLGRIKGIPPALMILPARAILLAASLRAGVWIPRADPLRWAGRVPCLCCSFTAWKTRSTPSPGRAAWLRWPRTGSYGW; the protein is encoded by the coding sequence ATGCTGCGATCCCTGGGGAAGGCAGCGATCCTGATCGCGGGCGTGGGCCTCTGGCGGGCCAGCACCATCCTGCTGCGCCGGCGTGTTCCGGATCGCCCCGATCTCCCCTCCGCCTACGGACTGGCCTATGAAGCGGTCGAGTTCACCGCGCAGGATGGCACGCTCCTGCGCGGCTGGTGGATTCAGCCGCCGCAGCCATCCAGCCGGACAATCGTGATCGTCCACGGCCACAATGGCAGCATGGATGGGGACACGGCCACGGCTGCCCGGCTGGCAAAGGCTGGCTGGCACGTCCTGATGTTCGATCTGCGGGCGCATGGCCACAGCGGCGGGCATGCCGTCACCTTTGGCGCGCGGGAATACCTGGACGTGCTGGCTGCGCTTGACTGGCTGCAAACCACCCATGGGATCACCCGCGTCGGGCTACTCGGCTTCAGCATGGGGGCAGGGGTGGCGCTGATCGCGGCAGCCCTGGATGGACGTATCCGGGCGGTGGTGGCCGATGGCGCGATCGGGCGCATCGCCGACGCCATCGCCGGGCTGGGGCGGATAAAGGGTATCCCCCCGGCGCTGATGATCCTGCCGGCGCGGGCGATCTTGCTGGCGGCCTCCCTGCGGGCCGGGGTGTGGATTCCGCGGGCCGATCCCCTGCGCTGGGCCGGGCGTGTCCCATGCCTGTGCTGTTCATTCACGGCGTGGAAGACCCGTTCAACACCGTCGCCGGGGCGCGCCGCCTGGCTGCGCTGGCCTCGCACGGGGAGTTATGGCTGGTAG
- a CDS encoding 50S ribosomal protein L10, translated as MPISRNKKEELVARYVELLRESQGVVIAANNGMIMANFNALREKLRELDSTFVVTKNTLFRLALEQVGLPVPEELLKGPVAVAFARQNIAATAKAVLEFQKGLELFQIKGALVEGQIYDANGVDLLSKLPTLPEMRAQLIGLIIAPASGLVGVINSGATQVLNVIAAYAAKEDSQAEAA; from the coding sequence ATGCCTATCTCCAGGAATAAGAAGGAGGAATTGGTCGCGCGGTATGTTGAGTTGCTCAGGGAATCGCAGGGGGTTGTGATCGCCGCCAACAACGGCATGATCATGGCTAACTTCAATGCCCTGCGGGAGAAGTTGCGCGAGCTGGACAGCACCTTCGTGGTCACCAAGAACACCCTCTTCCGTCTGGCGCTCGAACAGGTCGGGCTGCCTGTGCCGGAAGAGCTGCTCAAGGGGCCGGTTGCGGTGGCTTTTGCCCGCCAGAACATTGCGGCGACGGCCAAAGCGGTGCTGGAGTTCCAGAAGGGCCTGGAACTATTCCAGATCAAGGGCGCGCTGGTGGAAGGCCAGATTTACGACGCTAACGGTGTCGATCTGCTCTCCAAGCTGCCGACCCTTCCGGAAATGCGTGCGCAACTGATCGGGCTGATCATCGCCCCGGCCTCCGGCCTGGTCGGTGTGATCAACAGTGGCGCGACCCAGGTACTCAACGTGATCGCCGCCTATGCGGCCAAGGAAGACTCCCAGGCCGAGGCAGCCTAG
- a CDS encoding FHA domain-containing protein produces MPRSVRLSGAGHQQGKVPVSEPSPRHEPYFTIRQDVRRTRRVTLSDFPFTIGRARDCDLVLDESGVSRLHARLDFTHEQVTITDLGSTNGTYVNRQRIEPHKPRRLRSGDVINLGGECQIEFDDPASTATIPLVDAPIPGLVLDDALAAVSIDGRRLDPPLSPGQFALLRLLVERAGAVVTREEIRQEVWGGQEPISDQTLDALVSRLRKRLAEADPTHEYIVTRRGFGLIFRNKI; encoded by the coding sequence ATGCCGCGATCTGTGCGCCTTTCCGGCGCGGGGCATCAACAGGGCAAAGTGCCTGTGAGCGAACCATCACCCCGCCACGAACCGTATTTCACCATCCGCCAGGACGTCCGGCGCACCCGGCGGGTGACCCTGAGCGACTTTCCCTTCACCATTGGCCGCGCCCGCGACTGTGACCTGGTGCTGGATGAAAGCGGCGTCTCCCGGCTGCACGCCCGGCTGGATTTCACGCATGAGCAGGTGACTATCACCGATCTGGGCAGCACCAATGGCACCTATGTCAACCGCCAGCGCATCGAACCGCACAAACCACGCCGCCTGCGCTCCGGCGATGTGATCAATCTGGGGGGGGAGTGCCAGATCGAGTTTGACGATCCGGCCTCGACGGCGACGATCCCGCTGGTTGATGCGCCGATCCCGGGGCTGGTGCTCGATGATGCCCTGGCGGCGGTCAGCATCGACGGGCGGCGGCTGGACCCGCCGCTCAGTCCGGGGCAGTTTGCATTGTTGCGCCTGCTGGTCGAGCGGGCAGGCGCGGTGGTCACCCGTGAGGAAATCCGCCAGGAAGTCTGGGGCGGCCAGGAGCCGATCAGCGATCAGACGCTTGACGCGCTGGTCAGCCGCCTGCGCAAGCGCCTGGCTGAGGCCGACCCAACGCACGAGTACATTGTCACCCGGCGCGGCTTTGGCCTGATCTTCCGCAACAAGATTTAG
- a CDS encoding toll/interleukin-1 receptor domain-containing protein has translation MPRVFISYRRADSITITGRIYDHLVRAFGDDHVFKDVDDIPVGVDFRRVLQNEVGGCDVLLVIIGPQWLRLTDEQGRRRIDDPHDFVRIEVAAGLARQNVLVVPVLVSGAAMPAPADLPPDLVNLAYRNAAIVRDDPDFSRDMRRLIEQIRTASATPARAPQRSAPAATAQTAPRVSTPRPEPAPRRGRSRWPLALAALVIVGVGGVLLAIILPDLNKAIQTLLAGGEAVPGRPLAETVDAAHILSCGTQASGSLDSNHWQEHWLFQGEAGQTVLIAMDQQSGAGGLDPALILRNESEEVLIQDDDSGDGTNARLVYVLPRDGMYLVTTTRAGLAEGNTSGLYALTVDCGVKPISCDRAIEGTFNRDSPEARFAFFATGGTRINAILRLAESKDAAPPDVTLELLSPADRVIAIGEPVDDFTQVLNAQPEDTGLYILSAALQSRITQQQQQYIILEGDFTLELQCD, from the coding sequence ATGCCGCGCGTTTTCATCTCCTACCGCCGGGCGGACAGTATCACCATTACCGGCCGCATTTACGATCACCTGGTCCGCGCCTTTGGCGACGACCACGTCTTCAAGGATGTCGATGACATTCCGGTCGGTGTGGATTTCCGCCGGGTGTTGCAGAATGAAGTAGGCGGGTGCGACGTGCTGCTGGTCATTATCGGCCCGCAATGGCTGCGCCTGACCGACGAACAGGGCCGGCGCCGGATCGATGACCCGCATGACTTCGTCCGCATTGAGGTGGCCGCCGGTCTGGCGCGCCAGAATGTGCTGGTGGTGCCGGTGCTGGTCAGCGGGGCGGCCATGCCTGCTCCGGCTGACCTGCCGCCCGATCTGGTCAACCTGGCCTATCGCAACGCGGCTATCGTCCGCGATGACCCGGACTTCTCGCGGGATATGCGGCGCCTGATCGAGCAGATCAGGACCGCATCGGCGACGCCGGCGCGCGCCCCGCAGCGATCAGCGCCCGCCGCCACAGCGCAAACAGCGCCGCGCGTCTCCACCCCTCGCCCCGAACCCGCGCCCCGGCGGGGGCGCAGCCGCTGGCCGCTGGCGCTGGCGGCGCTGGTGATCGTTGGGGTGGGCGGGGTGCTGCTGGCGATCATCTTACCTGATCTCAACAAAGCCATTCAGACGCTGCTGGCAGGCGGGGAGGCTGTACCAGGCCGACCGCTGGCGGAAACGGTCGATGCCGCGCACATCCTGAGCTGTGGCACGCAGGCCAGCGGCTCACTGGATAGCAACCACTGGCAGGAACACTGGCTCTTCCAGGGGGAAGCGGGCCAGACCGTGCTGATCGCTATGGATCAGCAGAGTGGGGCGGGAGGCCTGGACCCGGCGCTGATCCTGCGTAATGAGTCCGAAGAAGTGCTGATCCAGGACGATGACAGCGGCGACGGGACCAATGCCCGTCTGGTTTATGTCCTGCCCAGGGATGGGATGTACCTGGTCACCACAACGCGAGCCGGCCTGGCGGAGGGGAACACCAGCGGCCTGTATGCACTGACAGTCGATTGTGGGGTTAAGCCGATCTCCTGTGACCGGGCAATTGAGGGAACCTTCAACCGGGATAGCCCGGAGGCTCGCTTTGCTTTCTTCGCTACAGGCGGGACACGGATCAACGCCATCCTGCGGCTGGCTGAATCGAAAGATGCAGCCCCGCCGGACGTCACGCTGGAGTTGCTCTCTCCGGCAGACCGGGTGATTGCCATCGGCGAGCCTGTGGATGATTTCACGCAGGTGCTTAACGCTCAGCCGGAAGATACCGGTTTGTACATCCTGAGCGCGGCCCTGCAGAGCCGGATCACCCAGCAGCAGCAGCAATACATCATCCTGGAAGGCGATTTTACGCTGGAGTTACAGTGCGACTAG
- the rplL gene encoding 50S ribosomal protein L7/L12, with product MANLEKIVEELSGLTLLEAAELKKMLEEKWGVTAAAGMPMMMPGMVAAAPAAEAEPEEEQTEFTVILKDVGPKKINVIKAVRSFTNLGLKEAKDLVDSAPATVLEAVSKEAAEDAKAKLEAEGAVVEIK from the coding sequence ATGGCTAACCTGGAAAAGATCGTCGAGGAACTCAGCGGCCTGACCCTTCTGGAAGCCGCCGAACTCAAGAAGATGCTTGAGGAAAAGTGGGGCGTCACCGCCGCTGCCGGCATGCCCATGATGATGCCCGGTATGGTCGCCGCTGCCCCCGCCGCGGAAGCCGAGCCTGAGGAAGAGCAGACCGAATTCACCGTCATCCTCAAGGATGTTGGCCCCAAGAAGATCAACGTCATCAAGGCCGTCCGCTCCTTCACCAACCTGGGCCTCAAGGAAGCCAAGGACCTGGTGGACAGCGCCCCGGCGACCGTGCTGGAAGCGGTCAGCAAGGAAGCCGCCGAAGACGCCAAGGCCAAGCTGGAGGCCGAAGGCGCGGTGGTCGAGATCAAGTAA
- a CDS encoding haloacid dehalogenase has protein sequence MNNLDAIAAAIHAEFEAMNARRDAVLNHTRELVRLCAEMIRTVLRRQWNAVDEQAQALQAAADELRAFVAEYPVLEHTGYTQDAFKEYVEAMITRALVRGDADLPTPEALGVLSSTYLNGLAEAASELRRHVLNLLRDGEMDEARRLLDVMDTIYDVLFSFGYPDAITGGLRHRVDQLRAVLERTRGDVTASLRQELLLSAMRELEERLGVQD, from the coding sequence ATGAATAACCTGGATGCCATCGCCGCCGCCATTCATGCCGAATTCGAGGCCATGAACGCCCGCCGTGACGCCGTGCTCAACCACACCCGTGAACTGGTCCGCCTGTGCGCGGAGATGATCCGCACGGTGCTGCGCCGCCAGTGGAATGCCGTCGATGAGCAGGCGCAGGCGCTCCAGGCGGCAGCGGATGAATTGCGGGCTTTTGTGGCCGAATACCCCGTGCTGGAGCATACTGGCTACACCCAGGACGCCTTTAAGGAATACGTCGAGGCCATGATCACCCGCGCTCTGGTGCGCGGTGACGCCGACCTGCCCACGCCGGAAGCGCTGGGCGTGCTAAGCAGCACCTACCTCAACGGGCTGGCTGAGGCCGCCTCCGAGCTGCGGCGGCATGTCCTCAACCTGCTGCGCGACGGCGAGATGGACGAGGCCCGGCGGCTACTGGACGTGATGGACACCATCTATGACGTGCTGTTCAGCTTCGGCTATCCGGACGCGATCACCGGCGGCCTGCGCCACCGCGTCGATCAGCTCCGGGCTGTGCTGGAACGCACACGGGGGGATGTAACCGCCAGCCTGCGCCAGGAACTGCTGCTCAGCGCCATGCGCGAGCTGGAAGAACGGTTGGGAGTTCAGGACTAG
- a CDS encoding glycosyltransferase family 2 protein, producing the protein MQHILAVIPAYNEQERIAPVVAGARQHIPVLVVDDGSSDSTAALAEAAGATVLRQVPNQGKGAALRAGFRHALKEGYEAVITLDADGQHAPDEIPRFLEAYAQGGADLIIGRRDFAGMPLVRRVSNTLGTLLFSWALGQHIPDNQSGYRLISRRLMEAVLNSAEQGFEFEVEMITVCVTEGYQLAWVPIRTIYAGEKSHIRPLHHLRHFLRVVRAARRRVRARRSQS; encoded by the coding sequence ATGCAACACATTCTGGCGGTGATCCCCGCCTATAACGAACAGGAACGCATCGCGCCGGTTGTCGCCGGGGCGCGGCAGCACATCCCTGTGCTGGTTGTCGATGATGGCTCCAGCGATAGCACGGCGGCGCTGGCGGAGGCTGCCGGGGCGACCGTGCTGCGGCAGGTCCCCAACCAGGGCAAGGGCGCCGCCCTGCGGGCCGGGTTCCGCCACGCCCTGAAGGAAGGCTACGAGGCCGTGATCACGCTGGACGCCGATGGGCAGCACGCCCCGGATGAAATCCCGCGCTTTCTGGAAGCCTACGCGCAGGGCGGGGCCGACCTGATCATCGGCAGGCGGGACTTCGCCGGGATGCCGCTGGTGCGCCGTGTCTCCAATACGCTGGGGACGCTGCTGTTTTCCTGGGCGCTCGGCCAGCACATCCCGGATAACCAGTCCGGCTACCGCCTGATCTCCCGCCGCCTGATGGAGGCCGTGCTGAACAGCGCCGAACAGGGCTTTGAGTTTGAGGTGGAGATGATCACCGTCTGCGTGACGGAAGGCTACCAGCTGGCCTGGGTGCCCATTCGCACCATTTACGCCGGGGAAAAGAGCCACATCCGCCCGCTGCACCACCTGCGCCATTTCTTGCGCGTGGTCCGGGCGGCCCGGCGGCGGGTCAGGGCGCGCCGATCGCAGTCGTGA
- a CDS encoding L-seryl-tRNA(Sec) selenium transferase, with protein MTDTLNRRLRALPAVDALLNTATAATLEALYGREPLVRALRETLNLAREAIRAGGDAPDAASLLNSAADLLSRQAAPTLRPVINATGVILHTNLGRAPLSDAALAAIHDVATGYATLEYDLEVGQRGHRDRHAERIVCEVTGAEAALVVNNNAAGVLLVLLAFARGRGALISRGQLVQIGGGFRVPEVMAQSGATLVEVGTTNRTTLADYQAAISVDSALIMAVHASNFKQIGFTEQPPLADLAALAHQHGLLLVNDLGSGALLDTAAFGLAHEPTVQEALAAGCDLVCFSGDKLLGGPQAGIIVGRADLVAALKKHPLARAVRMDKLGLAGLVATLESYRRGTALVDIPVWRMISTPAVAIQRRAMRWRRRIGAGRVIAAESAVGGGSLPGETLPTFVLALDVARPDALAAALRAEPLPIIARIQDDCVLLDPRTVLPGQDNVLIASVSRLLAAS; from the coding sequence ATGACTGACACGCTGAATCGCCGGCTGCGCGCCCTGCCCGCCGTAGACGCCCTGCTCAATACCGCTACCGCCGCGACGCTGGAAGCCCTGTACGGGCGGGAGCCACTGGTCAGGGCGTTGCGGGAAACGTTAAACCTGGCGCGGGAAGCAATCCGGGCCGGGGGGGATGCTCCTGACGCGGCCAGCCTGCTGAATAGCGCCGCCGATCTGCTCTCCCGCCAGGCCGCTCCGACACTGCGCCCGGTGATCAACGCCACCGGAGTCATCCTGCACACCAACCTGGGTCGCGCGCCGCTCAGCGATGCCGCCCTGGCTGCTATTCACGACGTGGCGACGGGCTATGCCACGCTCGAATATGACCTGGAAGTAGGCCAGCGCGGGCATCGCGACCGCCATGCGGAGCGCATCGTCTGCGAAGTCACCGGGGCGGAAGCGGCGCTGGTCGTCAACAACAATGCGGCGGGGGTGTTGCTGGTGCTGCTGGCCTTTGCCCGCGGGCGGGGAGCCTTGATCAGCCGGGGGCAACTCGTCCAGATCGGCGGCGGCTTCCGTGTCCCGGAGGTGATGGCTCAATCCGGGGCGACGCTGGTCGAGGTGGGCACCACCAACCGCACCACGCTGGCCGATTACCAGGCCGCTATCTCCGTCGATAGCGCCCTGATCATGGCCGTTCACGCTTCCAACTTCAAGCAGATCGGCTTCACGGAACAGCCGCCGCTGGCCGATCTGGCCGCGCTGGCCCACCAGCACGGGCTGCTGCTGGTCAACGATCTGGGCAGCGGGGCGCTGCTGGACACGGCGGCCTTTGGCCTGGCCCATGAGCCAACCGTCCAGGAGGCGCTGGCGGCGGGCTGCGACCTGGTATGCTTCAGCGGGGATAAGCTGCTGGGCGGGCCACAGGCGGGGATCATCGTCGGGCGGGCCGATCTCGTCGCCGCGCTCAAGAAACACCCCCTGGCCCGGGCTGTGCGTATGGACAAGCTGGGGCTGGCCGGGCTGGTGGCCACGCTGGAAAGTTACCGGCGCGGCACAGCGCTGGTGGATATCCCGGTCTGGCGCATGATCAGCACACCCGCGGTGGCCATTCAGCGGCGGGCGATGCGCTGGCGGCGGCGGATCGGAGCCGGGCGCGTGATCGCAGCGGAAAGCGCTGTCGGCGGCGGCAGTCTGCCCGGCGAGACGCTGCCAACGTTCGTGCTGGCGCTGGATGTGGCCAGGCCGGATGCGCTGGCCGCTGCCCTGCGCGCCGAGCCGTTGCCGATCATCGCCCGCATCCAGGATGACTGCGTCCTGCTGGACCCGCGCACCGTCCTGCCAGGGCAGGATAACGTGCTGATCGCCAGCGTCAGTCGGCTGCTGGCGGCATCCTGA